The Flavobacterium johnsoniae UW101 genomic interval TAAAAAAGCAGCTGAATTTAAAGATGTTGTAAAAATTGGTCGTACACACTTAATGGACGCAACGCCTTTAACTTTAGGACAGGAAATTTCAGGTTATGCAGCTCAATTAGCATTTGGATTAAAAGCTTTAAAAAATACTTTAGCACATTTGTCTGAAATCGCTCTTGGAGGAACTGCTGTAGGAACCGGACTAAATACTCCAAAAGGTTACGATGTAAAAGTTGCCGAATATATTGCAAAGTTTACAAATCATCCTTTTGTAACAGCTGAGAATAAATTTGAAGCACTTGCAGCACACGATGCAATTGTAGAAACACACGGCGCTTTAAAACAACTGGCAGTTTCGTTAAATAAAATTGCAAATGATGTTAGAATGCTGGCATCTGGCCCGCGTTCCGGTATTGGCGAAATTCACATTCCCGAAAACGAACCGGGATCTTCTATTATGCCTGGAAAAGTAAATCCAACGCAATGTGAAGCTTTGACAATGGTTTGTGCTCAGGTTATTGGAAACGATATGGCAATTGCAGTTGGTGGTATGCAGGGACATTATGAACTAAATGTTTTTAAACCTGTTATGGCAGCCAACTTTTTACAATCTGCACGATTATTGGGGGATGCCTGCGTTTCATTTGATGAACACTGCGCTCAGGGAATCGAACCAAATCACAAACGAATCAAAGAACTGGTAGACAATTCACTAATGCTGGTTACGGCTTTGAATACTAAAATTGGCTATTATAAAGCTGCCGAAATCGCTCAAACCGCTCACAAAAACGGAACAACTCTTAAAGAAGAAGCGGTTCGTTTAGGCTATGTAACACCAGAAGATTTTGAAGCCTGGGTTAAACCGGAAGATATGGTTTAATTTAATTGTGAATTGTTAATGGTGAATTGTTAATTATCTTATATGATCATTAAAAAAACGAGCTTTCTAAAATTTAGAAAGCTCGTTTTCAATTTATAATTAACAATTTACAATTAACCATTATTAACATAGTCTTGCAGATAGCTAAATCTCTCCGTCAATTTCCCGTTTTCAGTGATTTTGGCACGTTTTAAAATTCCGTCTTTATCTCCGTTGAAAAAAGCAGGAATAACATGTTCCATAAATTGTTCACCAAAACCTTCGCTGGCGTCTTTTGGAATTTCACACGGCAGGTTATCAACCGCCATAACAGCAACAGCTGCAGGATGAAAAAAATCAACTTCTTTATCTTCAAAAGGAAAATAACCGTATAAAGGTTCTTCAATTGTCGAAGAACGAATTGTACAGGCAATAGGTCCGTTTACATCGCAGGAAATATCGGCTACAACTTTTAATTTACAATCGCTCGCGTTCAGCATTTCTCTCGTTAAAATCATTGGAGCGTTATTTGCATGGAAATGCCCTGCAAAATAAATATCAGACACTTTTGTAAACTTCTCGAAATCTGAAGTATACTCTTGCGGATGTTCGACAAAATCTTTAAAATCTAAAACCTGTCCGTCAAGACGTTTATTATATTCCAAAACATCTAACTGAACATATACAGCTTGTGTATATTTTTTCGTCAGATAATTATCAACTGTAATTTCTTTTACTTTAATAGCATCGAGAATTTCTTTTGCTCCGCTCCCAACTTTTCCAGTTCCGGTAACTACAAATTTTAAAGCAGGCATTGTAATACGTTTCA includes:
- the fumC gene encoding class II fumarate hydratase — encoded protein: MKYRIEKDTMGEVQVPADKYWGAQTERSRNNFKIGNSGSMPQEIIEGFAYLKKAAAYANYDLGVLPIEKRDAIAAVCDEILEGKLDDQFPLVIWQTGSGTQSNMNVNEVIANRAQVLKGFEIGEGEQFIKANDDVNKSQSSNDTFPTGMHIAAYKMVVETTIPGVEKLHATLVKKAAEFKDVVKIGRTHLMDATPLTLGQEISGYAAQLAFGLKALKNTLAHLSEIALGGTAVGTGLNTPKGYDVKVAEYIAKFTNHPFVTAENKFEALAAHDAIVETHGALKQLAVSLNKIANDVRMLASGPRSGIGEIHIPENEPGSSIMPGKVNPTQCEALTMVCAQVIGNDMAIAVGGMQGHYELNVFKPVMAANFLQSARLLGDACVSFDEHCAQGIEPNHKRIKELVDNSLMLVTALNTKIGYYKAAEIAQTAHKNGTTLKEEAVRLGYVTPEDFEAWVKPEDMV
- a CDS encoding NAD(P)-dependent oxidoreductase; amino-acid sequence: MKFGIIKERKNPPDRRVVFSPNELTKLKQSYHEASVEVESSDIRIFSDEAYKNMGITVTDDISNCDVLFGVKEVPVENLIPNKAYFFFSHTIKKQPHNRKLLQAVLEKNIDLYDHETIVDAHDHRLIGFGKYAGMVGVYNGIRAFGIKFELFKLPKAESLSGKDALIEQLKRITMPALKFVVTGTGKVGSGAKEILDAIKVKEITVDNYLTKKYTQAVYVQLDVLEYNKRLDGQVLDFKDFVEHPQEYTSDFEKFTKVSDIYFAGHFHANNAPMILTREMLNASDCKLKVVADISCDVNGPIACTIRSSTIEEPLYGYFPFEDKEVDFFHPAAVAVMAVDNLPCEIPKDASEGFGEQFMEHVIPAFFNGDKDGILKRAKITENGKLTERFSYLQDYVNNG